ACCTCGGCGTGGCGCACCAGGGCCTTTTGCAGGTCCGAGTCGTTGACATACCCCTGCTCCAGCAGGATGGCGCCCAGGCGCCGGTCACCGATAGAAAGTGCCATTGTTCATCTCTCCTTATGGCGCCGTCAGGGCCGCCAGTCGTGGCCGTAGCGTTTGAGCACCGCGCGTTCCAGCCGTCTGGCCACGCGGGTATGCGGTAGGGAATTGCTGACCAGGGGCCGCACCAGAATGGTGTGCATGCCGCTGAGGTTGCCGCCCAGCACGTCGGTAAACACCTGATCGCCCACCATGCCCACCTGCTCGGGCCGCAGGTTTAGGGCGCCGATGGCGCGGCGAAAGGCGCGGGGATTGGGTTTGCCGGCCAGCCCCACCCCCTGAAAGCCCAGGTGCTCCAGCCAGTAGCCAGCGCGGCTGCCCGTGGCGTTGCTCAGCAGGTACAGCCGGATGCCGGCCAGTTTCAGGTCGCGCGCCCAGCGCATAACCCTGTCGGCCCCGTCTTTCTCGTAGCTGCCGTACGGCACCAGGGTGTTGTCCAGGTCCAGCAGCAGCCCGCGCAGGCCCCGCCGGGCCAGGAACTCGGGGGTGATCTCGGTGACGTGATCAATCACGTCCTGGGGGCGCAGCATGCTCATGCCTGGCCTCCCAGGGCCGGCTGCGGCTCCGGCTGGCCGATCACAGCCCACATGCGGCCAGTGCGCCCCGCGTCGCGGCGGTAGGAGTAAAAGTCGGCCTCGGTGGAGCAGCGGCCACTGACCCAGAGGTTGGCCTCCGGCACGCCAGCTTGACGCAGCACCTCGCCGTTCGCCCAGGCGAGGTCCAGGTGGGGGGTGCCGGCCCGGCGCGTCACGGCTCCGCCCAGGCCCGCCGCCTCAAAGTCAGCGGCCACGCCCTCGCCCACCGGGTAGGCGGCGGCGCCGATGCCGGGGCCTACGGCGGCGCGCAGGCGCTCCGGGCGGGCGCCCAGCGCGGTCATGGCGGCCACCGTGCGCGCCGCAATGCCGCCCAGGGTGCCCTTCCAGCCCGCGTGGGCCGCGCCCAGCACCCCGGCCTCCGGGTCTTCCAGCAGCAGCGGGTAGCAGTCGGCGGTGCCGATGGCCAGCAGGACCCCGGGGCGGTCGGTCACCAGCGCGTCGCCGGTCCAGTGGCCGCCGCTGCGGGCGTGGACCACCTCCACGCCGTGGACCTGCGTCAGGCGGGCCACCTGCGCCGGTTCAAAGCCCAGCGCCGCACACAGGCGCGAGCGATTTTCGGCCACATGGGCAGGGTCGTCCTCGCGGTCATCCAGGTTCAGGCCGGCGTAGGGCGGGCGCGACACGCCCCCAGCACGCGTACTGAACGCATGCGGCGCAGTGAGGTGCGGCGCGTGAAGAAGCATCAGGCGTTCAGTATCCCGCGTCATGTCTCACCAGATTCTGACGGGGGGGGTGGGGGGGTGGGTGAAGGCGAATGCGGGGGCCAGCGGGAGGAGGGACGGCGAAGGGCACGCCCCGCCCAGGTGCCCTTTTGCACCCGCTTCAGCGCGCCGCCCCCGGGGGCTGCTACAGTCCCCCGCATGACGGTCCAGATTGATCTCTCCGACAAAACGGCCCTGGTGATGGGCGTGGCCAACGCGCGCAGCCTGGGTTGGGCCATTGCCGAGCAGCTGCTCGCTGCGGGCTGCCGGGTGGGCTTCTCCTACCAGGGCGAGCGCCTGAAGGGCGAACTCGACAAGCTGCTGGCCGGCCGGGAGGGCGTGTGGAGCCAGCAGGCCGACGCCACGGTAGACGAGGATCTGGGCGTCCTGTTCGCCCGGGTCAAAGAGGAATTCGGGCACCTGGATTACCTCGTACATTCCATCGCCTTTGCGCCGCGCACGGCGATGGACGGCCGCTTTCTGGACACCACCCCCGAAGACTGGAACACGGCCCTGAACGTCAGCGCCTACACGCTGGTTTCTACCGCCCGCCACGCCGAAGGGCTGCTGCGCCCCGGCGCGAGCATCATCAGCCTTACCTACCACGCCTCGCAGCAGGTGGTGCCCAAGTACAACGTCATGGGCGTGGCCAAGGCCGCCCTGGAAGCCGCCACCCGTTACCTCGCCGCCGAGATGGGCGGCGGCGGCGTGCGCGTGAACACCATCAGCGCCGGGCCCATGCGCACCATTGCGGCGCGCTCTATTCCGGGCTTTGGCACCATGTACGAAAAAGCCGCCGCCAGCGCGCCTCTGGGCCGCAACGCCACCCCCGAAGAGGTGGGCAAGCTGGCCCTGTTCCTGCTGTCGGACCTGGGCAGCGGCGTGACCGGCCAGACGGTGTACGTGGACGCGGGCGCCAGCATCATGAGCATGAAACTGGAGCAGAACTGACGGGGGGCGCCCCCCCGGCCCCGCTATGCTGCGGCCCATGCCGCTGACCCCACACGCCCTGCTGCTGCTGCACGCCCAGCGCGCCTTTCTGGACGGCCGGGCCGACGAGCGCGCCCTGGCCCGCGCCTGGGCCCACCAGACCCTGGCCGCGCGGGCCCAGGGCTGGCTGGTGGCCGTGGTGCAGTGGGACGCGCCCCCCGGGGCCGACTGGACCACGCTCTCCAAACCCTGGACCCTGCACCCGGATTTCCGGGTGGAACACGGCGACCTGCTGGTGCGCGCCGGAACGCCCAACGCCTTTGCGGCTTCGGACCTGGGCGCCGCCCTGCACACCCGCGCGGTGCAGACCCTGCATCCCCTGGGCCTGCCGGACACCCCCGAATGGACCGCCACCGTGGCCGGTGCCCAGACCCAGGGCTTTGTGGTGGCGCCCCTGAAGCCACTATGAATTGGGAGACCCCATGAACCTGAACCACACGCTGGACCTGCTGGTGCGGCTGCTTGCCACCCCCAGCCCCACGGGCTTTACCGAGCAGGCCGTGGCCCTGCTGGACACCGAACTGCGCGCCCTGGGCGTGACCCCCGCCCGCACCCGCAAGGGCGCGCTGACCTGGGAGGTGCCGGGGACGGGCGAGGGCCACGTCACCTTCAGCGGCCATGTGGACACGCTGGGCGCCATGGTCAAGGAGATCAAGCCGTCCGGGCGCCTGCGGCTGTGGGCCCTGGGCGGTTACGACTGGGCCACCGTGGAAGGCGAGGACGTGCGGGTGCACACCCAGGACGGCCGCGAGCTGACCGGCACCGTGGTCAACGTGCGCCAGAGCACCCACGTCCACGGCGCCGCCCTGCGCGAGTTAAAGCGCGAGGCCGCCGTGATGGAGGTGCGCCTGGACGAGCGGGTGTTCAGTGCCGCCGATGTCCGGGCCCTGGGCGCCGCCGTGGGCGATTTCGTGAGCTTCGATGCCCGGCCCCGCGTGACCCCGGCCGGGTATATCAAGGCCCGCCATCTGGACAACAAGGCGGCGGTGGCGGTGTTCGTGGGCGTGACCCGGGACCTGCTGGCCCACCCGGCGCCGGTGACGGCGGCCTTTCACATCACCACCTATGAAGAGGTGGGCCACGGCGCCGCCACCGGCATTCCGCCCCACACCGACGAACTGATCGCCGTGGACATGGCGGCCGTGGGCGAGGGCCAGACGAGCAGCGAACACCATGTGACCCTGTGCGTGGCCGATGCCGGGGGGCCCTATGATCACGCGCTGGGCGGGCGCCTGCGGGCCGCAGCGGCACGCGCCGGGCTGGACCTGCGGGTGGACATCTACCCTTACTACGCCTCCGACGGCACGGCCGCGTGGCGCGCGGGGGGCGACTACCCGGTGGCCCTGATTGGCCCCGGCGTGGACGCCAGCCACGCCTACGAACGCACCCACACCGACGCCCTGCGCGCCACGGGGGAACTGATGCTGTCCTATCTGCGCTCAGGGCGTCCGGCGTAAAAGCTGGTCCAGCTCCGCCGCCCCCAGCGCCTCCTGGGGCAGGACGAAGCTGTTTTCGGCCAGCAGGTACGCGGTCACGTCCAGCACCTCCTGCGGGGTTAGGGTGCCGCGTGCCCCCTCGGGCATCAGGTCGCGGATCAGGTCGTGCAGCGCCCGGGGCGGCAAGGTGCCAAAACCCGCCTCAAAGCCCTCACCGCTCAGGGCCGGGCCGCCGGGCGTTCCTTCCAGGCGGTCTCCGTGGCACATCGCGCAGGCCAGCAGATACAGCGTCTCCCCCCGAAGGTGCTGCGCCGCGCGGGCGTCTGGGGCGGGCGCCGCAGCAGGCGCAGCAGCCAGCGCCGCACACAGCCCCGTCAGCAGCGGCAGAACAAGAAGGGCACGTCGGCGCACAGCGCTGACTCTAGCGCGGCAAAACCAGAACCAACCTGCGCAACCGGCACTTGACAGGCCCCCGGCCCCGCGTTAGGCAGTTTCACTGCCCACTGCCCACTGCCCATATACTTTCCCCCCTCGTCCCTGTAAGCTGGACGAGTGCTGTCGTTACAGAAAGCGGCGAACATCCTGGGGGCCTTCAGCGCCGAGCAACCGGAATGGGGCGTGCGGGCGCTGGCCGCGCACCTGAGCGTGCCCCGCGCCACCGCCCACGCCTATCTGGCGGGCCTGACCGAAGCGGGTTTCCTGCGCCGCACCCCGGCGGGCAAATACCGCCTGTCGTGGCATCTGGCCGAGATGGGCGCCCAGCTGACCGCCGCCCTGCCCTGGTTCCCAGAAGCCCGCGCCCTGATCACCCGGCTGGCGCTGGAGGTGCGCTCGGTGGCCTTCCTGTGCATTCTGGAAGGCGAGGAGATCGTGGCCGCCATCCGCGAGCGCCACCCCGACGCCGACATTGACCTGCCCCTGGACGTCTATCTGCCCGCCACGGCCACCGCCAGCGGCAAGATTCTGTACGCCCACGCCGACATTACGCCGCGCACGTTTGCCGCCTGCACGCCCAGTTCGATTACCTCGCTGGATGAGTGGCGCACCGAGGTCGCCAAGGTGCGCCGCTTGGGCTACGCCTATTCCATTGAAGAATGGGTGCCCGGCCAGTGCACGCTGGGGGTGCCGTACCACGCCCTCTCGCATCCCGGCGATCCCCACGGCGAGAGTGTGGTGGCCGCCATCGGCGTGCAGATGAGTGCCCAGCGCTACCTGCGCGAGGAGCGCCACATCCGTGAACGCGTGCTGAGTATCGTCCGCGAAGCCGAAGCGCTGCCGTAAGCTGGGCGGGCAGAGGCGGCAGAAGAGGATCTGCCTCATCTGCTCAAGGTTCGGAGAGTTGTAACCGTCCGTGTAGGTGGCCCGAGGAACGCGCTGGATGAGCCTCCTTGCGGGCGCTTCGCAGTGCTGCGCAGCCGAAGCGGGTGAGCGCTCCTATCGTCCCAGACGACGATGTTCTCATCTTGCCGCGCTTAAAGAGGGTCTGAAGCCTTTCTGTGGATGAGCGGGCAAGAGGGAAGCAGACCTACTTGCTCGCTCACCGGCTCAGCCCAGGGCCTTGACCTCGTTCTGCAGGGCTTCGAGCTCTGTGCGCAGCGCCGCTGCACGGTCGCGGGCGGCCTGCAGGCGTGTCTGCTCCTGCGCGGTAAAGCGGGTGTAGGGGCTGACCGCGTCGCGCAGCCGGGTGTCGGCCCGCTCCTGTTCGCGTTCGTATTCCCGGCGCACAATCCGCTCCAGGGCCTCGCGCAGGTCGGCCACCCGGGCACGCAGTTGCCGGTGGGCCTGAATGCGTTTGTTGGGCAGCACGAACAGCCCCAGGCTGCCCAGGGTCAGCCCCGCCAGAATGCCCCCCGTAAAGTCCAGCGCCGAGGCCCCGATCAGGGCCCCCACGCCCGCGCCCAGGCCCACCCCGCCGGCCAAGCCGCCAATCACCCCCTTCATCGCGTCCTCGGCGTCGCGCGCCAGTTCGCGGGCGAGGTGTTGCTCGGTGGTGGTTTCCAGGTGCTCGCGCGCGCTGCCCGCAATGCCTTCAAGCAGCGCGCCCCGGTCATAGGAAAAGCGGGTGCGGGCCACCTCGGCGCTGGGCTGGCGGCGAATCAGAAAGGCCTGCACGTCCTCCCAGAAATGCAGGTTGGCCTCCACGAAGCGGTCAATCATGGTGCCGAACTGCCGGTCAATGGCTTCGGGCAGATCGGCCACCGCCTCGCGCCGGAAGGCGTCTTCCAGTTCGCGGCTGTTCAGCAGCCCGCGCAGGTTGGAAAAGCGCAGGCGGTCGTCAATAAAGCGGTCGGCGCGCACCTCGAACTCGCTGAGCAGGCGCGCGACCCGGTTCAGTTGCCCGTCCAGTTCGCCCAGCATGCCCTCGCGGTGGGTGACCTGCTGGGCTTCCAGGTCGCGCAGCACCGCGAGGTCCCCCTCCAGGGTGCGCCGGGCCGCCTCGGCGCGCGTCTCTTCGCCAGACAGCAGCGCGGCGGCGGTGCCCAGGGGGCTTTGCAGCTTCAGGCGGGTGCGCTCGGTGTCGGAGAGGCGTACGCGCAGCACCTCGCGCAGGGCGTGGAAGCCCACGTCGCCGCCGCGCTGCTCGGCTCGGGCGCTCACCAGCAGCACGGGCGGGGTCAGGCCCAGCACGCCCCGCGCGCCGGTTTCCACGAACTCGCGCACCTGCGCCTTCTGCTCCGGGGTTTCAAGCAGGTCGGCCTTGTTGACCACCATGATCACCTGCCGCCCCCAGCGCGCCGCGAGGCTTAAAAACTGCCGTTCGGACTCGGTGAAGGGGCGGTCGGCACTGGTGAGAAACAGCAGCAGATCCGCCCGGGGCAAGAAGCCCTCTGTTAGCGTCTGGTGCTGGCGAATGATGGCGTTCGTGCCCGGCGTGTCCACCAGGGCCACGCCTTCTAGGCTGGGCAGCGGATGGGTCAGGCGGCTCACGAAGGGGTCGGCGGTGGGTTCCATCTGCCCGGGTTTCTCGCCGTGGACCAGCACGTAAATGCGGTCAGTGGTGGGGGTGACCCCTTCTGGCAAGACCGCCGCGCCCAGCAGGGCGTTGACGAAGGAACTCTTGCCCGCGTTGAATTCGCCAACCACCACCAGTAGGAAGGTTTCATCCAGCGCGCGCAGGGCCTGCCGCGCGTGCGCGACCACGTCTTCAGGAGCCCCCTGGCTCTCCACAAAGGCCTGAAGGTCCGCCAGCAGCTGCCTTTCGCGCGCCAGCAGGGTGTGCACAGAACCGGACACCAGCATGCCGCCCAGCCTACCTGCCTGGGCCAGGCAGCGGCCTTGATGAACTGTTGCCTGTTGGCCGCTGCGGCCCCTCCCCGAATGGGGGAAAGCCCCCCGTTCGGGGGCCCCCGAATGGGCAGAAAAGGCGCCCCGGTGTGGAAATTTGTGCGGCAACTGTCAGACCCGGGATGGCACTTTGGATGACAGCGAGGTCATCTATGACGACACCCCCCTGTTCTCCCCCCCGCCCCCAGCAGCAGGGCTTCACGCTGCTGGAGGCCTTGCTGGTGATGTCCATTGTGGGCATTCTGTTCGGCCTTGGCATGGTGAGTTTCCAGAACCTGCGTAATCCTGCACGGGATACGGCGCGCGCCGTGCACTCGGCCCTTTTTCAGCTGCGCGCCGATGCAGCGGCCAACACCCAGGCACGCCGGATGGTGCTGAACAGTGCGGGCGAATTGGAACTGCAGAGTGCCTTGAAGTGCGATGAAACAAATCAGAACGCCTGGACCCTGTATAGCAAGGTGGATCTGCCTGAGCGGCTGAACCGGCGTCCGGTGACCTTGAGTCGTGAAGGTGGGGCGCTGAGCCCCAACGTCATTGTGTGCTACAGCCCGCGTGGGTTGGCCACGGTCAATGGCCAGCTGAACATCGACGACACAAAGGCGCGCTACAGCGTGCAGGTCGCACTGAGTGGGGGGATCAAGACACGTGCGCAGTAACCATGAGGCTCAAGCTGGGTTCACCGTTATTGAATTGCTGATTGCCCTGGTGATTCTGGGGGTCGCCCTGTCCACAGTGATCAGTGCCATGCTGGCCAATACCAGCCTAAACACACGTGTCGAGCGGCAGGCCAATGCGGTGAGGGTGGGCGAACAGGTCATGGAAAGTTACCGGCAGCGGACGGACTACGCCGCGTTGCAAAAAAATGACCTGACCCAGACTGTTGTGATGAATGGTCAGACCTACACCGCTTATACCGACTTCTGCCCAGATGACCTTCCCGCTGTGACCAAGGCCAATCTGCCGTGCAACAGCACTTCTGTGTATATCCGGGTGGAGGTGAAATATGGAAACACTGTGCTGCACCGAGCCGAAACGTACTTTACCCAGTTTGGCAATGAATCCTGAGCGCGCGCAGGCTGGTTTTACCCTCACAGAATTACTGGTGGGCATGAGCCTGCTGGCAGTGGTCATGATGGTGGCGTTCTCGCTGTTTGACAGCAGTAACGATCTCGTCGAATCCGACACAGGCCGGATCATGGCCACCCAGAATGCCCAGACAGCCCTGGACATCATGAGCAACGACATGCGTCAGGCCGGCGAGAACCTGGCCAGCTTGCGCTTGCCGGTGTCAGGGATCGAGTTTGACAACGCGGCCCAGAGCTTGACCGTGCGCCGCGGTATTCCGCCTCTTACTGCGGCACAGGTGGGCGCAGCAACCGACATGATCAGTCAGCGACCCGCCCCCCTTGTGGTGTGTAAGGTGACGGCCAACCGTATTGAGGTTGTGGGGCCCTTGCCGGATAACACGACGCCAAGCCAGTGTCTTTATCAGGCCCATCCCTCCGGTGACGACAACCGGGTGCGCCCATGGCGGGTATTCTTCGCTTCTCAGAGCAATGCACCGCAAGCGGCGCTTCTGTACCGACCAGCCAGCGGCACCACACCTGCCGCCTTCGCCCCCGTGGTCGTCACGACCATTGGCACCATATCGAGCAACGCGGACGCCACCAAACGTGAATTGTGGTTGGACCTGCGTGACAGTGTCCCCGCTGGATTTTCCAGTTCCAACGGAAGTCAGTTGATTCTGATTGATCAGCGGCGGTACTGGGTACAAGACAGCGAACTGAAGCTGGCGGTGGCTGGCCAGACCAATGCCCAGGCCCAGACCGTTGCCTTTGATGTAGACAGCTTGGTCCTGAGCGCGACCCTGACCAACCCCACAGCCACGGTGACCAGCTTGGCCATTAATGGCCCCTGGAACCGCCTGCAGACGGTGGTGGCCACGCTCAAAGCGCGCAGTGGCCAGGGCCGAAATGCCGCCCGCACTTTCCAGGCCACCGTCTATCCCCGAAATGTTGCCAGTGAGGCCGCGCCATGAGCTTGCCGCCCACAAAGGAGACTGCATTTGTGAAGCCCACCCCTTCGTCACACCTGCCACGCGCGCAGGGGCAGCAGGGTTTCTCCCTGGTGCTGGCCCTAAGCCTGGTGGCCCTGTTGAGCGTCATGCTCATCACGTACTCCATGCTGACCGTGAACAACGCGCGCACGTCCAGCGCCACTTCACGTGGCAGCGCAGGCTTCTACGCCGCTGAGGCCGCCCTGAACGCCCGTGCTGACCGGGTCCGCACCCTATTCAAGAGTTTCCGGACCCCCCAGGGCACCCCGCCCAATCCGACCAACGCCTGCAAACCGGGCAACATGGGCAGTGATGACATGGCCTGCGAAGAGTCCACCATTGCCGGGCGGAAAGTGGTCAGCTACCTGTGGCGCAGCAAGGACCCTTATCCCATTGTGGTGGCCGCAGGTGAGCGCTTTGCCGGGTTGGCCGGGGAGGAAACCCCCTACACGGTGCGCAGCCAGGCCCTGAATGCGGCGGGTAACCCTGAAGCCATTGCCAACATGACCTTCCGCAGCCGCGTGATTCCCCTGTTCCAGTTCGCGGTGTTCTTTGACAAGGACATGGAGTTCGACAACACCGCCAAGCTGGAATTCACCGGGCCAATTCACTCGAACGGCAACATTTTTCTGGACTCGGGCGCCGGAAGCGACACGTCGCTGACGCTGAGGGGCCAGGTCACCTCGGCTTACGAGATCTACCGCCGCCAGAAGCGTGACAATGTCTGTCAGGGTGTGGTCCGTATTGCTGCGCAGAACACCAACTTGGTTGATCTGCCCTGCAACGCCGATGTGAATACGCCGTATGACAAGGCGTACTACCGCACCCGCTATGGCGGGACAGTGGAGCCGAATATTGGTGAGCTGGACGTGCCGTCCATCTCTGCCCTGCAGCCCACCGCCTCGGCGGAGTACTGGCAGAAGGCTGACGTGCGCATTGTGCTTAAGCGCCTGGACGGCGTCAACACCAACAATGGCACCAGTTGGGAGCCTCAGTTTGTCAACAGCACTGGTCAGAGGCTTAATCCGGTTGGGTGTACGCAACTGGGCACGGCCCCAATCACGCTGCCTACCAACCCAGCTTTGGGAAGCGCTGTCAGCTACACCCAGAGCTTCCGTGACACCCGTGAGGCCCGCTATTGGGATGCTCAACCCGCTCCTGGACCGACCCGCTCAACCAAGACGCTGCTGGAAATTGACGTGAAGCGGTTGATGGACTGTATCGAGTCGCCGACGAACGCTTCCATCCTCAACATCTCGGGCGGGCTACAGAACAGCACCGAAGGCGGTCTGGTCATCTATATGACCTTCGATGACCGTGGGGGAAGCACGGTCGCCACCAGTCTGCTGAGCGTGCCGCTGACGAACGGCAGCAACGGGGCGATTGCCCAGGCCAACCAGCCCGTGGCCAACAACTACGGCGTGCGCCTGCGCAACGGCGACCTTATCCAGGCCACCTCTGGAAACAAGCCCAAAGGCGTCACCTTCGTGACGGATCAGGCGGTCTACGTGATGGGCGACTTTAACAGTTCGTCGCCAACCAGCAGCAACTGGGTCCCCACGGCTATTCTGGCGGACAGTTTCAATGTGCTGTCGAAGAACTGGCTAACAACCCCTGCCAATGGACGGTTTCTGTCTGCCACTGAGCTCGCGAAGAACCCATCGGTTTCGGCGTACGTTAGTCCAGATGCTTACTGGAAAACCAGTGCGGGCTGGCAAAGCGCTGCGAATGGTTGCGCTAATTCATTACCCTCTGGAGCAACCCCGTTGTATTACGGCACAGAGCAGATTGGAACGCGTACATA
The nucleotide sequence above comes from Deinococcus multiflagellatus. Encoded proteins:
- a CDS encoding YqeG family HAD IIIA-type phosphatase, with translation MSMLRPQDVIDHVTEITPEFLARRGLRGLLLDLDNTLVPYGSYEKDGADRVMRWARDLKLAGIRLYLLSNATGSRAGYWLEHLGFQGVGLAGKPNPRAFRRAIGALNLRPEQVGMVGDQVFTDVLGGNLSGMHTILVRPLVSNSLPHTRVARRLERAVLKRYGHDWRP
- the pgeF gene encoding peptidoglycan editing factor PgeF — encoded protein: MTRDTERLMLLHAPHLTAPHAFSTRAGGVSRPPYAGLNLDDREDDPAHVAENRSRLCAALGFEPAQVARLTQVHGVEVVHARSGGHWTGDALVTDRPGVLLAIGTADCYPLLLEDPEAGVLGAAHAGWKGTLGGIAARTVAAMTALGARPERLRAAVGPGIGAAAYPVGEGVAADFEAAGLGGAVTRRAGTPHLDLAWANGEVLRQAGVPEANLWVSGRCSTEADFYSYRRDAGRTGRMWAVIGQPEPQPALGGQA
- a CDS encoding enoyl-ACP reductase FabI codes for the protein MTVQIDLSDKTALVMGVANARSLGWAIAEQLLAAGCRVGFSYQGERLKGELDKLLAGREGVWSQQADATVDEDLGVLFARVKEEFGHLDYLVHSIAFAPRTAMDGRFLDTTPEDWNTALNVSAYTLVSTARHAEGLLRPGASIISLTYHASQQVVPKYNVMGVAKAALEAATRYLAAEMGGGGVRVNTISAGPMRTIAARSIPGFGTMYEKAAASAPLGRNATPEEVGKLALFLLSDLGSGVTGQTVYVDAGASIMSMKLEQN
- a CDS encoding cysteine hydrolase family protein, whose product is MPLTPHALLLLHAQRAFLDGRADERALARAWAHQTLAARAQGWLVAVVQWDAPPGADWTTLSKPWTLHPDFRVEHGDLLVRAGTPNAFAASDLGAALHTRAVQTLHPLGLPDTPEWTATVAGAQTQGFVVAPLKPL
- a CDS encoding M42 family metallopeptidase, with amino-acid sequence MNLNHTLDLLVRLLATPSPTGFTEQAVALLDTELRALGVTPARTRKGALTWEVPGTGEGHVTFSGHVDTLGAMVKEIKPSGRLRLWALGGYDWATVEGEDVRVHTQDGRELTGTVVNVRQSTHVHGAALRELKREAAVMEVRLDERVFSAADVRALGAAVGDFVSFDARPRVTPAGYIKARHLDNKAAVAVFVGVTRDLLAHPAPVTAAFHITTYEEVGHGAATGIPPHTDELIAVDMAAVGEGQTSSEHHVTLCVADAGGPYDHALGGRLRAAAARAGLDLRVDIYPYYASDGTAAWRAGGDYPVALIGPGVDASHAYERTHTDALRATGELMLSYLRSGRPA
- a CDS encoding c-type cytochrome, yielding MRRRALLVLPLLTGLCAALAAAPAAAPAPDARAAQHLRGETLYLLACAMCHGDRLEGTPGGPALSGEGFEAGFGTLPPRALHDLIRDLMPEGARGTLTPQEVLDVTAYLLAENSFVLPQEALGAAELDQLLRRTP
- a CDS encoding IclR family transcriptional regulator; amino-acid sequence: MLSLQKAANILGAFSAEQPEWGVRALAAHLSVPRATAHAYLAGLTEAGFLRRTPAGKYRLSWHLAEMGAQLTAALPWFPEARALITRLALEVRSVAFLCILEGEEIVAAIRERHPDADIDLPLDVYLPATATASGKILYAHADITPRTFAACTPSSITSLDEWRTEVAKVRRLGYAYSIEEWVPGQCTLGVPYHALSHPGDPHGESVVAAIGVQMSAQRYLREERHIRERVLSIVREAEALP
- a CDS encoding dynamin family protein; the protein is MLVSGSVHTLLARERQLLADLQAFVESQGAPEDVVAHARQALRALDETFLLVVVGEFNAGKSSFVNALLGAAVLPEGVTPTTDRIYVLVHGEKPGQMEPTADPFVSRLTHPLPSLEGVALVDTPGTNAIIRQHQTLTEGFLPRADLLLFLTSADRPFTESERQFLSLAARWGRQVIMVVNKADLLETPEQKAQVREFVETGARGVLGLTPPVLLVSARAEQRGGDVGFHALREVLRVRLSDTERTRLKLQSPLGTAAALLSGEETRAEAARRTLEGDLAVLRDLEAQQVTHREGMLGELDGQLNRVARLLSEFEVRADRFIDDRLRFSNLRGLLNSRELEDAFRREAVADLPEAIDRQFGTMIDRFVEANLHFWEDVQAFLIRRQPSAEVARTRFSYDRGALLEGIAGSAREHLETTTEQHLARELARDAEDAMKGVIGGLAGGVGLGAGVGALIGASALDFTGGILAGLTLGSLGLFVLPNKRIQAHRQLRARVADLREALERIVRREYEREQERADTRLRDAVSPYTRFTAQEQTRLQAARDRAAALRTELEALQNEVKALG
- a CDS encoding type II secretion system protein gives rise to the protein MTTPPCSPPRPQQQGFTLLEALLVMSIVGILFGLGMVSFQNLRNPARDTARAVHSALFQLRADAAANTQARRMVLNSAGELELQSALKCDETNQNAWTLYSKVDLPERLNRRPVTLSREGGALSPNVIVCYSPRGLATVNGQLNIDDTKARYSVQVALSGGIKTRAQ
- a CDS encoding type II secretion system protein; this translates as MRSNHEAQAGFTVIELLIALVILGVALSTVISAMLANTSLNTRVERQANAVRVGEQVMESYRQRTDYAALQKNDLTQTVVMNGQTYTAYTDFCPDDLPAVTKANLPCNSTSVYIRVEVKYGNTVLHRAETYFTQFGNES
- a CDS encoding PulJ/GspJ family protein, producing METLCCTEPKRTLPSLAMNPERAQAGFTLTELLVGMSLLAVVMMVAFSLFDSSNDLVESDTGRIMATQNAQTALDIMSNDMRQAGENLASLRLPVSGIEFDNAAQSLTVRRGIPPLTAAQVGAATDMISQRPAPLVVCKVTANRIEVVGPLPDNTTPSQCLYQAHPSGDDNRVRPWRVFFASQSNAPQAALLYRPASGTTPAAFAPVVVTTIGTISSNADATKRELWLDLRDSVPAGFSSSNGSQLILIDQRRYWVQDSELKLAVAGQTNAQAQTVAFDVDSLVLSATLTNPTATVTSLAINGPWNRLQTVVATLKARSGQGRNAARTFQATVYPRNVASEAAP